One part of the Terriglobales bacterium genome encodes these proteins:
- a CDS encoding helix-turn-helix domain-containing protein — translation MSSPEVVLNQLKPVSECFVDATEAAKFLKINRRTLLHWARQGALPAHPLGHGSRKTWRFLVSELAHWLRARVTVN, via the coding sequence ATGAGCAGTCCTGAAGTCGTACTGAATCAATTAAAGCCTGTTTCCGAGTGCTTCGTGGATGCGACCGAAGCGGCGAAGTTCCTGAAGATCAACCGGAGGACGCTGCTGCACTGGGCACGTCAAGGTGCGCTCCCCGCACATCCACTCGGCCACGGCTCGCGCAAGACCTGGCGGTTCTTGGTATCGGAACTTGCACACTGGCTTCGTGCTCGGGTCACGGTGAATTAG
- a CDS encoding site-specific integrase: MTKRARHQQGSVVFDKRRRTWNFLWRDENGARRTKPLGHESDLPTKASARRAAEPHRRQLIDDTNKQQTQSDAPKVKALVESYRIEKMPTRIDTRRSYDVWLRCHVLPKFEENVITDLQARPVEIWLGGLVLSPKSKVHIRGILHLLWDYAMWRGDIPTQRNPMELVSIKGGSKRVKKPRSLTVEEFRLFAQHLPEPFRTIAILCVSLGLRISEALALKWADFDWNGSRLQIERGIVCQNVDEVKTDESGKQMPIAEELLAELKVWHEATDFPDPGDWVFASPVQLGRLPWSYDQIWRVYQKAAKAAGIGTFGTHTLRHTYRSWLDAVGTGIAVQQKLMRHTDIRTTMKYGDVVTDEMEQAHKKVVGLAMSGLQNGLQQP; the protein is encoded by the coding sequence ATGACCAAGCGAGCACGGCATCAACAAGGAAGTGTTGTATTTGACAAGCGACGTCGAACCTGGAACTTCCTTTGGCGCGATGAGAACGGGGCCAGAAGAACCAAGCCGCTGGGGCACGAGTCGGATTTACCGACGAAGGCCTCAGCACGACGCGCAGCAGAACCACACCGTCGTCAGCTCATTGACGACACTAACAAACAACAAACGCAATCTGATGCACCGAAGGTGAAAGCCTTGGTAGAAAGCTACCGGATAGAGAAGATGCCAACGCGCATTGATACGCGTCGCAGCTACGATGTCTGGTTGCGGTGTCATGTCCTCCCGAAGTTCGAGGAAAATGTGATCACCGATCTCCAGGCTCGACCAGTGGAAATCTGGTTGGGCGGACTGGTCCTTTCACCGAAGAGCAAGGTCCACATCCGCGGCATACTGCATTTGCTGTGGGACTATGCCATGTGGCGGGGCGACATTCCGACACAACGCAATCCCATGGAGCTGGTGTCCATCAAGGGCGGCAGCAAGAGGGTGAAGAAACCGCGGAGTTTGACGGTCGAGGAGTTTCGCCTCTTCGCCCAACATCTGCCTGAGCCTTTTCGGACGATAGCAATACTGTGCGTCTCGCTCGGCCTCCGAATCAGTGAGGCTCTCGCCCTGAAATGGGCAGACTTCGATTGGAACGGAAGCCGCCTCCAAATCGAGCGCGGAATCGTCTGTCAGAACGTTGACGAAGTAAAGACTGACGAATCCGGAAAGCAGATGCCCATCGCCGAGGAACTCCTTGCCGAGCTGAAAGTCTGGCACGAAGCAACGGATTTCCCGGATCCGGGTGATTGGGTGTTCGCTTCGCCAGTACAACTTGGCCGCTTGCCTTGGTCATACGATCAGATCTGGCGCGTGTACCAGAAGGCGGCGAAAGCCGCCGGGATCGGCACCTTCGGAACGCACACGCTTCGGCACACGTATCGTTCATGGCTTGATGCTGTTGGCACCGGCATTGCAGTTCAGCAGAAGCTCATGAGACACACCGACATCCGGACGACGATGAAATATGGTGACGTCGTTACGGACGAGATGGAGCAGGCTCACAAAAAGGTCGTGGGGCTGGCGATGAGTGGATTGCAGAATGGATTGCAACAGCCGTAA